In Nitrososphaerales archaeon, one DNA window encodes the following:
- a CDS encoding ASKHA domain-containing protein — protein MGKRVKAKLGDTILHSALRSGIGIRSECGGILGRCGKCRVIVKDQSKLNLPTKVEKEFLKESELEEGYRLACQSIVQGEVRVFIPEESRVRKRKIQLTSIQRTIELKPAVRKLHIKLSPPTLTDTRSDAERLVSTLREVYGICELSFSFNALKELPKVAREADWDLTVTLIDDKEIVSIEPRDTTNLLYGVAIDLGTSKIVASLIDLRNGNVVISSGIENPQTIYGEDVISRITHATLDEKRREELKLLVIEGLNSILADLCETINVNDLYEMVIVGNTAMHHLLLGLDTKYLAMSPYVPVVSDSLNLHAKDLGINMNRCGRIYLPPVIAGFVGSDNVADLLSTNLHEIEDLSLLIDLGTNTEIDLGDRDEILCCSCASGPAWEGGHIKHGVKAMEGAIERVSIDPQTYDAHYETIGGFKPVGICGSGMIDLLAEMLKCGLIDSRGRYRGEISTPRLRKGDLGYEYVVAWADETDIGEDIVITQTDIAELQLAKAATYCGCRILMKRKAVEAKDIKKVFIAGTFGSYIDFDNAKIIGLIPDVPIERIEFVGNAALSGAEMLLKSRELRKNLKNILQKVRYIELGVQEDFNDEFISALPFPHSKKELFPSVINIIRG, from the coding sequence ATGGGCAAGAGGGTTAAGGCAAAGTTGGGTGATACCATTCTTCACTCTGCGTTGAGATCGGGCATAGGAATTAGGAGTGAATGTGGTGGTATACTCGGTAGATGTGGTAAATGTAGAGTTATAGTAAAGGATCAATCAAAATTGAATCTTCCGACGAAAGTTGAAAAGGAATTTTTAAAGGAGTCTGAATTAGAAGAGGGTTACCGCCTCGCCTGCCAATCTATAGTACAGGGTGAAGTTAGGGTATTTATACCCGAAGAGAGTAGAGTGCGTAAACGGAAGATTCAACTTACAAGTATTCAGAGAACGATAGAATTAAAGCCAGCAGTTAGGAAGTTGCATATAAAACTCTCACCACCTACACTTACAGATACCCGATCTGATGCCGAAAGGTTGGTTTCAACATTAAGGGAGGTTTATGGTATATGTGAATTGAGCTTCAGCTTCAATGCGCTAAAGGAACTGCCTAAAGTAGCAAGAGAGGCAGATTGGGATCTCACCGTCACCTTGATCGACGATAAGGAGATTGTATCTATAGAGCCTAGAGATACAACTAACTTACTCTACGGTGTCGCGATCGATTTAGGGACCTCTAAGATCGTAGCAAGTCTGATCGATTTGAGGAATGGTAATGTGGTGATATCGAGTGGTATTGAGAATCCCCAGACGATCTATGGTGAGGATGTAATTTCACGAATCACACATGCTACACTCGATGAAAAGCGGCGTGAAGAGTTGAAGCTCCTTGTTATTGAGGGGTTAAATTCCATCCTAGCTGATTTATGTGAAACGATAAACGTAAATGATCTTTATGAGATGGTCATCGTGGGCAACACCGCCATGCACCACCTCCTCCTCGGATTAGATACTAAGTATCTGGCGATGTCTCCTTACGTGCCGGTAGTGAGTGATTCGTTAAATTTACATGCAAAGGATCTAGGTATAAATATGAATAGATGTGGACGAATCTACCTACCTCCAGTAATAGCGGGCTTCGTTGGTTCCGATAATGTAGCTGATCTATTGTCCACCAATTTGCATGAAATTGAGGATTTAAGTCTGTTGATAGATCTTGGGACAAATACTGAAATCGATTTAGGAGATAGAGATGAGATTCTTTGTTGTTCATGCGCTTCAGGACCTGCATGGGAAGGTGGGCATATAAAGCACGGTGTAAAGGCGATGGAAGGTGCGATCGAAAGGGTTTCTATAGATCCACAGACCTACGATGCCCATTATGAGACGATTGGGGGGTTTAAACCGGTAGGGATCTGTGGTTCAGGGATGATCGATCTTCTTGCAGAGATGCTGAAATGTGGCTTAATAGATAGTAGAGGTAGGTATAGGGGTGAAATTTCAACCCCTCGCTTGAGAAAAGGTGACCTTGGTTATGAATATGTGGTTGCGTGGGCTGATGAGACAGATATAGGTGAAGATATAGTTATTACTCAAACCGATATAGCTGAGTTACAGTTGGCAAAGGCTGCAACCTACTGTGGCTGTCGCATTCTGATGAAGAGGAAGGCTGTCGAGGCGAAAGATATAAAGAAAGTATTCATCGCAGGAACCTTTGGAAGTTATATCGATTTCGATAATGCAAAGATCATAGGGCTTATCCCCGATGTCCCCATCGAGAGGATAGAATTCGTCGGTAACGCTGCCCTATCTGGGGCTGAAATGTTGCTGAAGTCACGAGAATTAAGAAAGAATTTGAAGAATATTTTACAAAAGGTTAGATATATAGAGTTGGGAGTGCAGGAAGATTTTAATGATGAATTCATATCGGCATTACCATTCCCCCATTCGAAGAAGGAACTATTCCCATCTGTCATCAATATTATAAGAGGTTGA